Proteins found in one Magnolia sinica isolate HGM2019 chromosome 5, MsV1, whole genome shotgun sequence genomic segment:
- the LOC131247426 gene encoding uncharacterized protein LOC131247426 isoform X1, with protein sequence MFIYTFKEQKLYLVVLNECGYWYFQVGVAELKVAVERSGGLVVLAESFGHSVFKDSLKCIFQSTDYDFGLSFKLQMNLLRGVKRCAQVCVEKVFMSFESTVRKRASEMVWSLFNRNMPLAIELSAIRIVDGSKSELLSQSKHLEVLHMLNSLKLLFPFLSKKVTIKLLLDLYKLLGCHFSPLTRHILDILGVLFEFSRVDIPVLEVDNIIVSLVSHVSYGGENPVDTVMSASALLKTR encoded by the exons ATGTTTATCTATACTTTCAAAGAACAAAAATTATATTTAGTAGTTCTCAATGAATGTGGGTATTGGTACTTTCAGGTAGGTGTTGCAGAACTTAAAGTTGCAGTTGAAAGGAGTGGGGGGTTGGTTGTGCTGGCGGAAAGCTTTGGCCATTCTGTTTTTAAGGATTCTCTCAAATGCATTTTTCAGTCCACTGACTACGACTTTGGTCTATCATTTAA GCTTCAGATGAATTTGTTAAGAGGCGTGAAGAGATGTGCCCAAGTGTGTGTTGAGAAGGTCTTTATGTCTTTCGAATCCACTGTTCGTAAGAGGGCAAGCGAAATGGTATGGTCTTTGTTCAATCGTAACATGCCTCTGGCAATTGAACTGAGTGCAATAAGAATTGTTGACGGATCAAAAAGTGAATTACTATCTCAATCGAAGCATTTGGAGGTCCTCCATATGCTAAATTCACTGAAACTTCTTTTCCCTTTTCTCTCAAAGAAAGTCACTATTAAATTGTTGCTGGATTTATATAAGCTCTTGGGTTGCCATTTCTCCCCACTCACGCGGCACATTCTTGATATTCTTGGAgtactttttgaattttcaagagTAGACATTCCTGTATTAGAAGTCGATAACATTATAGTTTCACTTGTATCACATGTATCTTATGGTGGGGAGAATCCAGTAGACACTGTTATGTCTGCATCAGCCTTGTTAAAGACTAGATGA
- the LOC131247426 gene encoding uncharacterized protein LOC131247426 isoform X3, with product MFELEVGVAELKVAVERSGGLVVLAESFGHSVFKDSLKCIFQSTDYDFGLSFKLQMNLLRGVKRCAQVCVEKVFMSFESTVRKRASEMVWSLFNRNMPLAIELSAIRIVDGSKSELLSQSKHLEVLHMLNSLKLLFPFLSKKVTIKLLLDLYKLLGCHFSPLTRHILDILGVLFEFSRVDIPVLEVDNIIVSLVSHVSYGGENPVDTVMSASALLKTR from the exons ATGTTTGAGCTAGAG GTAGGTGTTGCAGAACTTAAAGTTGCAGTTGAAAGGAGTGGGGGGTTGGTTGTGCTGGCGGAAAGCTTTGGCCATTCTGTTTTTAAGGATTCTCTCAAATGCATTTTTCAGTCCACTGACTACGACTTTGGTCTATCATTTAA GCTTCAGATGAATTTGTTAAGAGGCGTGAAGAGATGTGCCCAAGTGTGTGTTGAGAAGGTCTTTATGTCTTTCGAATCCACTGTTCGTAAGAGGGCAAGCGAAATGGTATGGTCTTTGTTCAATCGTAACATGCCTCTGGCAATTGAACTGAGTGCAATAAGAATTGTTGACGGATCAAAAAGTGAATTACTATCTCAATCGAAGCATTTGGAGGTCCTCCATATGCTAAATTCACTGAAACTTCTTTTCCCTTTTCTCTCAAAGAAAGTCACTATTAAATTGTTGCTGGATTTATATAAGCTCTTGGGTTGCCATTTCTCCCCACTCACGCGGCACATTCTTGATATTCTTGGAgtactttttgaattttcaagagTAGACATTCCTGTATTAGAAGTCGATAACATTATAGTTTCACTTGTATCACATGTATCTTATGGTGGGGAGAATCCAGTAGACACTGTTATGTCTGCATCAGCCTTGTTAAAGACTAGATGA
- the LOC131247426 gene encoding uncharacterized protein LOC131247426 isoform X2 — translation MLSLSLIVDWMQVGVAELKVAVERSGGLVVLAESFGHSVFKDSLKCIFQSTDYDFGLSFKLQMNLLRGVKRCAQVCVEKVFMSFESTVRKRASEMVWSLFNRNMPLAIELSAIRIVDGSKSELLSQSKHLEVLHMLNSLKLLFPFLSKKVTIKLLLDLYKLLGCHFSPLTRHILDILGVLFEFSRVDIPVLEVDNIIVSLVSHVSYGGENPVDTVMSASALLKTR, via the exons ATGCTTTCTCTTTCACTAATAGTTGACTGGATGCAA GTAGGTGTTGCAGAACTTAAAGTTGCAGTTGAAAGGAGTGGGGGGTTGGTTGTGCTGGCGGAAAGCTTTGGCCATTCTGTTTTTAAGGATTCTCTCAAATGCATTTTTCAGTCCACTGACTACGACTTTGGTCTATCATTTAA GCTTCAGATGAATTTGTTAAGAGGCGTGAAGAGATGTGCCCAAGTGTGTGTTGAGAAGGTCTTTATGTCTTTCGAATCCACTGTTCGTAAGAGGGCAAGCGAAATGGTATGGTCTTTGTTCAATCGTAACATGCCTCTGGCAATTGAACTGAGTGCAATAAGAATTGTTGACGGATCAAAAAGTGAATTACTATCTCAATCGAAGCATTTGGAGGTCCTCCATATGCTAAATTCACTGAAACTTCTTTTCCCTTTTCTCTCAAAGAAAGTCACTATTAAATTGTTGCTGGATTTATATAAGCTCTTGGGTTGCCATTTCTCCCCACTCACGCGGCACATTCTTGATATTCTTGGAgtactttttgaattttcaagagTAGACATTCCTGTATTAGAAGTCGATAACATTATAGTTTCACTTGTATCACATGTATCTTATGGTGGGGAGAATCCAGTAGACACTGTTATGTCTGCATCAGCCTTGTTAAAGACTAGATGA